TAGATAATACAGATAATGTTGATAAAACTGAATATTCTCCAACAGATTTTGATCCtactttcttatttatttcatcataTTCCTCATTTAACTTTGATAATGCTTTAGCTGTTAATTTGTTTTCATTAATTGGCATTCCTGTTTTCAtgtttattctaattttagatttatgaGGTAGTTCGATAACTTTAGGATGATTGTATAAATTTGAATATGTGCTTAAAATTGATTCACAATcccatttttctttgttttcttgAACCATCTCAACAAGTTCTTCTTCCGAATCagaatcaattatttttaatttattgacaaTAGCTTCTTTATCTAATTTTTCTCTTGCTTGctgtttttcaaattcatcAGCATATTGGAGAAGTATATCTGAGTTTTGAGGTACAAATCCTTCTATATCTTCACAATCTAAAGCACCAATTTCATTTTCGTCATATCCTtcatacattttttcaaatcgaTCATCAAGTAATGataattgtttatttcttCGAATAACTGAACTACTCATTGAATAATCTGTAAATCTTGACTTAGTTTCTTCATCTTTGAAAGTAAATTGTGGCCCATCTAATGATCCAAGTTCATCATCTTCTTCAGAACCAAAATCAGAAGAtacatcttcttcttcttcctcgaTCATTTCATCATCAGAAATTTCAGCATTTGCCAGTTCTATAAAGTTATCTTCAAGTTCATTTTCTGGAtcggaaaaattaaaatcatcatCCATAGCTGCTACTACATCGGGATCTAAATCAAGTCTTAATCCTGATTGAGGGGCAGCTTTGTTAAGTAACCCCACATCTTCTTCAACTTCTGATGCAAAAACTGAActtggtaattttaattttgtttcctTATCaacagttttcttttgtaccgGTTGAACTTGTTCCCATTCTGTAGTTCCTGATTCACGCAAGTGTTGAAGATAATTATAATCATCGTCAAAATAAattccatatttttgttgttccTCAAGACGTTTATCACTCTAAAACCCGTAATGAAAATAACTgggtattaaatattattgtttaatgtAAATCGATTAATTACCTTTGATTTTTCGGCCACTAAAACTCTTTGTGGTGCACTATCATCTGCAGCTAAAGGATCTTGTTGACTTCTATGCACAAGATGGAAAGTTACCGCTTTTTTACGGTCTATAAACTTTTTCTTgggctaaaataaaaaaaatgattttaggAAAAGTTTAATATCAACAAATTCATATAATTACCATttcaaattgaataaaatctCAATTTGTCGATTCAAAACAATGTGAAGGACAACTTAACCTAACTTATAAACGTCAACGTGACTTCTAGAATATAGTGAAGTGTGCAACATGACACGGCTGCCAACAGCGAATTACTAACAatgaactattttttatttaaaacttgtttaaataaattaagctttgttgatttattttttataataatacataataaaaaattaatacatgaTGATTTATCACAAGAAGATGACTTCATAGATAATGTATAGATGTGACATTAGCGTTGAATTTTTGTCCCTCAGCACCGTCATCTAACGGCTAGTCCCCGTACTACTACCAAATACCGCCAATTTCAATTGtgacattttcaattttaaaagcactttccagaaaaatgttttgattttaGGACAATTAAGAAGTGTATGATGTGtacttcaaaattttatttaaatattgtttgttgtaaaagaaaaatacagtGTTGAACagtaaaaaaactaaaaacatagACAATAAACCAATCTTACAATTAGACAATAAAGAaagttttctatttataaagCAATAAAccgaaataataataagcaaaataattgaaaattacaacTTAAGTAGTTAGAAATGTtaagaatatcacaaaaactcACATTAATTTAGACGTGTGTACTGTAATTTGGAATAGAGGTGTTCTCTACTGCATTATAATTTATGTTGAATAAAGTcgtttattattactattattactaTATTGTTACTATGTTGTTCCACAAAGAATGAACAAATCTGTAGTTCTTGTTGTATTGAGTTCCAAACTTACTATCTCTTATCATACTCCTATCTATCTGACCTAAATAAAATcctaaatctaaataaatacTACTATTCCTTGTTTGTAATTACTATTCCTTAATAGTAATTCCATCCAATATGTTCCTTAGGGAAATGCTTTCCACAAACACCAACATTTCTGTAAATTCTCATTTCTTCATATGGCCACAATTGTTGCTGTCCACTTTGTACAATACACCGTTAAAATATTTGTggatatacagagtgtttcggtgactcggggaacaaatttaatcacatatactagagtgaaaatgacgACGatacatgtaaaaaaaattagtaaaaatcTTTACGTCGTTTCGTAAAACCTATTTTACGAAacttaatatactattatttgACAGTAAGttaaaattctaattatagatctttattttttatctttttaattttgtatggATTGacttatttaaagaatttttgtaattgtGATTTCTTGGTCatgtagattcggctgatgatgacctTATAAATTAGGTTGAAACCGGTACCGAGGAATTGAATAAACATATAGCAAGAAAGAAGTTTATATccaattgttttatttaaattatagtctttatggtccgaGGAAGGTATTCAGAGTCCGTCCTGCTGGAAGATCCGCCCGAAGAAGCATCGCACGTGAAGACCGACTCCTTAAGCGGATGGCTACCAGGGATcgatttcaaatttcaaacGATTTCTTCCTTTGGGATGCTTCCATAACACCTCCCCATAAAGCAGCCAGACTTGCATGGTGTCAAGACCGGCGAGAGTGGGTTTATCAATGGAATGACATAGTCTTCAGTGATGAATGGGTGAATGATGGTCGTAAAAGGGTGCGGCGACATCGCGAGGAAAGACGGAATTTGGAGTTCGTTCAAAGACGACACACAGCCTTAACACCTAGAGTTATGTTTTGGGGGGCGATATGTGCTGGAAGAAGGTCACCCCTTACGTTCATTCCATGCACATTAAACGCACGTCGTCGGTACATCGACAACGTTCTGGAACCGGTGTTAGTACATTTCATGCAGACGTTGCAGAATGCCAATTTCCAACAGGAGAGCAATGCAAGACCCCATACTGATGTGGTTACAAGAAGGTTCCTGGAGCAGGTTGGATTGTAGATTTTGCCCTGGCCTGCACGGTCACCGGACTTGTCGCCGATTGAACATGTCTGGGATATGATGGGTCGGCGACTAAGCCAAGTACCCAGGCCTCCTGAGAATCTGGATGAACTTCGACACCATCTAGAGGTTGCATGGAGGTGGCATACCCCAGGATCGATTACTTAATAGAGAGCATGGGTAGACGAGTTAATGCATGCATAGCTGCGCGTGGGGATACAACCCACTGCTATCTTTTCcttgaaaaatgttgatttttgttttgtttttttcaactaaactttcatcgtttcttagttgataataaagcattattttaccgaagtttcaaaattgtagTCTAATTCTTAATGGGTGGTGTATTTCATGTGAATGTGAGTGTATGTGGCGGAATTTTATAGAAGTAGTGGTAAAGTAAAAATTGAGATAatactaaaactaaaagatttaaaacaaCTTATAAGTTATAAGACACATATTATAAAGTTgcaaagatataaaaacagcAATTTATTGCGAGTCCATCACCttttgctttaattaaaaaatttaatgttacccgaaaaattattaactgtAATAcctttaatatcaaattaatgcCACCTCTCGCACTGTGTCCGGGTTCGGCCTAATTTAAAGTAAGAGAACACCCCATGGAGAATTCCCCGAGGTAATTGAAATGGCAGAGCTTCGTACAGACATTTTAAAACCTTGTGTGATTTATTGTTTGTTCGCAGTTAGTAGTCTGATACCGGTAGATTGGTTAGCGAAGTTTAACGAGAACGTGTAAACAGTCAATTGTCCAACCTTCATAGTCAACACCCGATTTCGGAACAACAAAGGGCGATGATACTGAGAGCTGTAGTAGGCTACCTGTAGTAGGATTATAGAAAGAGTAGTGTATCTTCTTTTCTGTCAGCTTCAAAGGAAGATAGTTGTAACCATTGTCCATGTCATACCCATTGCTTTGGTGATAATGATCTGGTATTATCTTGATTAAcacttacaatttttaaaaatgttttgaaatatttgttgGCTTCTCATCTATTGTTATTTTGGCTGttataatatgaaaatattttcgtaCATGTATTAGCTATGGCTAGAACCCAATGATTACCATTTATTAAAACCGGAAATATCAAAacctattttaaattaaatttaaattttttttattacatgaaaaaatttgatatttacTACTATTATGTGTAGCACTctaattttaacgaaaatcaacTTAGGGATGTCGAAGCTATATCTACACCAAATTTCAACTCAGTAACTCACGGCTAAGGggtagattttatttttttctttttcacttAACATAGCGAAtttcaactatttttattaggattgttgtaaacattatttctttccattttattttaaacaaagtaaaatacttttatctacgactgcttggataagtcatcattaccgcactcatttgaggtgatttgagttacgtaatgaagttcattaccgcactggtttcattacgtaacgcatttttagcctaatcagaacagacttaatttattgaaacgagcaacaatacaaaagaaaaagtgctatctacttacagagaaacaatactatttattataaacattaattgttatatttttacatttcaaaacacttattccagatgagtaaacatgttgttgaaactgacaattcaaaattgtcaacaatcatttttgtcatcatcaaatatttttataaatgtcaaatagacctttctaaagaaattgattttttagtaatttttagcaatcgtagataaaatgctgtatatcacacgtgggctagagcataattacagtactcgtgtgattacacaactcggtctacgacctcgtcgtgcaattctccacactcgtactgtaattatgtttctagcccacttgtaatataaataactattatctgtctgtacttttattaaaatgaattcaCTGTTATaaattctaccggtttcggcttatttacaaaaccatcttcaggaaccttcgaatttcgtcaatttattttaaaactctCGTGAGAATTAGcatattgaaatttctattaaacgttttttatttattgaaatgcgTCTGTGTCTTTATTATTGGTAAATTGCTTGTTAAGTTTGAACTATCGAACAGGATTAAGTGTGCACGTGTTTGTCATAATTATAGGTCCTAACCTATAATATTATAGACTATTAGAGACTATTATTATAGACTATTAGACTATTATTATAGGTTAGGACCTATAATTATGCTGAATTATCCTTTTTGCCCAGCTGTGTGATAACAATAatgaacattttaataatttgtttcttcAAACGAAAGTACTCTGGCTGTCTAAGAGAAACTGTTTGCAGCGTTTTATAGAGATTTTTAATACCGTCGTGGAGTTTTTGTTTGATGTTGACAATGAAATGGCGACACAATTACTCCAAGttaaaaaacacattttctATTTGGCTAATATTTATTCATTGTTCAACGTTACACAAAATAAACTACAAGGAAGAGACGTTCACCCACGTTCACCTTATTGAAGCCAGAACGGGATCTTTGGGTTTCGTTCTAAGATTGACTTGTTTACATATATCGACATTAAACCGAAAAGAATTTCGATACTTTGACAATCTGAAGCTATTGTCCACCATTGAGAAAGATTGCATTTTAACGGAAGATATAAcattatacagtatgtccccggatcgagttacaaagaggaaaaaaatgtttgttaccgatttttcaaacttatctcaacataaataatgcgtcggatatgttcaaactactaatcgcatgaattttatactctaactataaaagttaactaattattcccatttttatgtaaaaattggacttttctaaattgaaaatttttcaagttcaatttatgatatgtaaccatagaaaccataaaagttataacttatgttagtgaaaaatatacggacaaatcaaattaaaatatggctaattgaatgaaatatttgaaatgtaaatttatgtaataacaTACTATGTACACACTATGTATTTGTAAGTGAACAAATCCTCATTCAAACAAATTCCCTCCCAATTCGGCACACATTTGAAGACGAgttctaaattctttatagGAAGTACGAATTTCCGCCAGTGGTAGAGATTCTATcgctttaattattcttagttttaatagttctgcatCACCTGGTAATGGTGCactgtaaacaatttgtttcaattgtccccaaaaataaaaatccataattgtaAGATCAGGACTACGTGCTGGCCATCAAATAGGACCATTTCGTTCAATCcatttttgacaaaattgtaaatttaactaTTTGGCACAATGTGTGAATGGTAAGCTCGGCAACTGTCTTGCTGAAAGTACATTGACCGTTTAAAATGTAAGGGTAATTGGATTTACATCGCTCCAATAACGACAATGCTGGGAAGAAACAATGTCATTTGTTGAAAAGCTATCTGAAAAGCAGCGTCTTCCTCATTTAGTCTCTTTGTCTGCCTCCTTATGGATAATACAGAACccgtttccaaaatttttttcataagttTGCGATCCCCAACATGAGATATTTTTGTGTCCGGATATTTTTGCtggaatttttgtataactacaCGAAAACATGATTGACTAGTACCATAGCACActactaaataaattctctctttCACGGTTAACATCGCATGAAAAGACTAAAATCTCACcaacataagttgtaacttttatggtttctatggttacatattataaattgaacttgaaaaattttcaatttagaaaaaagtccaagtaaaatttttacataaaaattggtaTACAGTGAAAGCTCTAATAAGCGGACAGTGACGGTTCCGTTACTTTTGTCCGCTTATCAGAGATGTCCGCTTATGAGAAAAGACTACTCAAATTAAAGTACATACACatatatgtattattttaatcagttttcgaaaatttcgctttaataaaacaaacttttttttatattttaattttttttattaaaaacgaacgttcatacataaaaaaggtaaacttaaaactaaaactatttat
This genomic stretch from Onthophagus taurus isolate NC chromosome 7, IU_Otau_3.0, whole genome shotgun sequence harbors:
- the LOC111425122 gene encoding protein LTV1 homolog, which produces MPKKKFIDRKKAVTFHLVHRSQQDPLAADDSAPQRVLVAEKSKSDKRLEEQQKYGIYFDDDYNYLQHLRESGTTEWEQVQPVQKKTVDKETKLKLPSSVFASEVEEDVGLLNKAAPQSGLRLDLDPDVVAAMDDDFNFSDPENELEDNFIELANAEISDDEMIEEEEEDVSSDFGSEEDDELGSLDGPQFTFKDEETKSRFTDYSMSSSVIRRNKQLSLLDDRFEKMYEGYDENEIGALDCEDIEGFVPQNSDILLQYADEFEKQQAREKLDKEAIVNKLKIIDSDSEEELVEMVQENKEKWDCESILSTYSNLYNHPKVIELPHKSKIRINMKTGMPINENKLTAKALSKLNEEYDEINKKVGSKSVGEYSVLSTLSVLSIRPKDESPEEKKERKRLLKEYRRERRVEKKIHKDMFKENHLNAIRQKSHCNTPGNKIL